A stretch of the Papaver somniferum cultivar HN1 chromosome 6, ASM357369v1, whole genome shotgun sequence genome encodes the following:
- the LOC113286543 gene encoding L-type lectin-domain containing receptor kinase IX.1-like, giving the protein MRWNGTTNSISFNFPNFHPNERGIHYENDSTRNDNLIDLTKNSADDTNRDSVGRATYSQPIQLWDETTGRITDFVTHFSFIIKGLNETSYGDGMAFFLAPFESDLPPNSHGGSLGLLNANVSQKNLTTNQIVAVELDNYKNSFDHISDHVGIDVNSIVSVATKSFAIGSIRDGRKSNAWVSYNSTTKNLSVFLTYDENPVFNGDSTLFYIVDLSKILPEQIRVGFSAATGWGIETHKVLSWQFNSTLELIDARKHNTTDEGQTDSIGKGNKTGLAVGLGVGLGVLGCGVGFALFIWFKKRRGPRNFEDEAEDSDMSMDDAFEKGTGPKKFSYSELVLATNNFDEGGKLGQGGFGGVYKGLLSDLGLNIAVKRVSKGPQQGKKEYQSEVKIISQLRHKNLVQLIGWCHKRNELLLVYEFMPNRSLGKHLFQGENALTWEVRYKISLGLASALLYLHEEWEQCVVHRDIKSSNVMLDSNFNAKLGDFGLARLVDHDLGSQTTVFAGTMGYLAPECIATGKSSKESDVYSFGIVALEIACRRKPVEGIRGVLVEWVWELYGSGKIIEVADHRLNMEFDEKQMENLMVPGLWCAHPDHKSRPSIRQVINVLNFESPLPILPSKLPTPVYYAPPIHMFDLTSTSSYGGCRNSQTNGSQCTCSSCSNANSSQMTMPSAGSSPSKCSFKFLLNFIFGYFVKF; this is encoded by the exons ATGAGATGGAATGG TACTACTAATTCCATCTCATTTAACTTCCCGAATTTCCATCCAAACGAACGTGGAATACATTATGAAAACGATTCAACCAGGAACGACAACCTTATTGACCTCACCAAGAACTCTGCCGATGATACCAACAGAGATAGTGTTGGCCGTGCAACATACTCACAACCAATACAACTTTGGGATGAAACCACTGGAAGGATCACAGATTTTGTTACACACttctcattcatcataaaaggactGAATGAGACTTCTTATGGTGATGGTATGGCTTTTTTTCTTGCACCATTTGAGTCTGATCTTCCTCCAAATTCTCACGGGGGATCTCTTGGCCTATTGAATGCTAACGTGTCTCAAAAGAACTTGACGACGAATCAAATTGTTGCGGTTGAGTTAGACAATTATAAAAATTCGTTTGATCATATCTCTGATCATGTTGGTATCGACGTTAACTCGATAGTATCTGTGGCTACAAAGTCATTTGCTATTGGTAGTATAAGGGATGGTAGAAAATCTAATGCTTGGGTAAGTTATAACTCTACTACGAAAAACTTGAGTGTTTTTCTAACTTATGATGAAAATCCTGTTTTCAATGGGGATTCCACTTTGTTTTATATTGTTGATCTAAGCAAGATTCTACCGGAGCAAATTCGTGTTGGATTTTCAGCGGCCACCGGATGGGGTATTGAAACTCATAAAGTCCTTTCCTGGCAATTCAATTCTACTTTAGAATTAATCGACGCAAGAAAACATAATACAACTGATGAAGGACAAACTGATAGTATAGGAAAAGGTAATAAAACTGGATTGGCGGTTGGCCTTGGTGTTGGCCTGGGTGTTTTAGGATGTGGGGTTGGTTTTGCTTTGTTTATATGGTTTAAGAAGAGGCGCGGGCCAAGGAACTTTGAGGATGAGGCAGAAGATTCTGATATGTCAATGGATGATGCATTTGAGAAAGGAACCGGACCGAAGAAATTCTCATATAGCGAACTGGTTCTTGCAACGAATAATTTTGATGAGGGAGGAAAACTTGGACAGGGAGGATTCGGCGGAGTGTACAAAGGTTTATTGAGTGATCTAGGCCTAAATATTGCTGTTAAGAGGGTTTCAAAAGGACCACAACAAGGGAAAAAAGAATACCAATCAGAAGTGAAGATTATTAGTCAGCTAAGACACAAAAATCTGGTTCAGCTCATAGGTTGGTGCCACAAAAGAAATGAATTGCTTCTTGTTTACGAGTTCATGCCAAACAGAAGTCTCGGTAAACATTTATTTCAAGGAGAAAATGCTCTCACTTGGGAGGTCAGGTACAAAATTTCTCTTGGTTTAGCTTCTGCGTTGTTATATTTACATGAAGAATGGGAACAATGTGTAGTACACCGAGATATCAAATCAAGTAATGTAATGTTGGATTCAAATTTTAATGCAAAACTTGGCGATTTCGGTTTAGCGAGGCTTGTTGATCATGATCTAGGTTCTCAAACAACAGTTTTTGCCGGAACCATGGGTTACTTAGCACCTGAATGTATTGCTACGGGTAAATCAAGTAAGGAATCTGATGTTTATAGCTTCGGAATTGTAGCGCTTGAGATTGCTTGTCGGAGGAAACCGGTTGAAGGAATCAGGGGTGTCTTAGTAGAGTGGGTCTGGGAACTCTACGGAAGTGGGAAGATCATTGAAGTTGCCGACCATAGATTGAATATGGAGTTTGATGAGAAACAGATGGAGAATTTGATGGTCCCGGGGTTATGGTGTGCTCATCCTGACCATAAATCCAGACCTTCTATTAGGCAAGTGATCAATGTTCTTAATTTTGAATCTCCGTTGCCAATTCTTCCATCGAAGTTGCCTACTCCGGTGTATTATGCACCACCGATTCATATGTTTGATCTCACTTCAACATCGTCTTATGGTGGTTGCAGAAATTCGCAGACAAATGGTAGCCAGTGTACTTGCAGTAGTTGTTCCAATGCGAATTCGTCTCAGATGACAATGCCTTCTGCTGGTTCTTCCCCTTCAAAATGCTCTTTTAAATTCTTATTAAACTTCATTTTTGGTTATTTTGTAAAATTCTGA